A genomic segment from Terriglobales bacterium encodes:
- a CDS encoding class I SAM-dependent methyltransferase gives MVFPEKIWSHYQGAGVIVFSGAAPRLEYLFRLVKRRASRAPSVLNIGVGNGYFEARCQKAGFQVCAIDPVEAAVESLRKQGVDAKRALVSAIPFPASSFDFVVASEVLEHLEDQELSAGIGEIARVLKPGGYFVGTVPYEEKLGEEMIVCPDCGKVFHRWGHVRSFSSQSLGTALEPALTQVRMRVRGFSASRSWRGRAASAVRRILLFFGSHGVNENIVFVFAKRA, from the coding sequence CCCGGAGAAGATTTGGAGTCATTACCAGGGAGCGGGAGTCATTGTCTTCTCGGGCGCCGCGCCCCGCCTGGAGTACCTCTTTCGACTGGTCAAGAGGCGCGCCTCCCGCGCCCCCAGCGTCCTGAACATCGGGGTCGGCAACGGCTACTTCGAGGCTCGCTGCCAGAAGGCCGGCTTCCAGGTCTGCGCGATCGACCCGGTGGAAGCCGCGGTGGAGTCGTTGCGGAAACAGGGGGTCGACGCCAAGAGGGCGTTGGTGTCGGCGATCCCCTTTCCCGCCAGCTCCTTTGACTTCGTGGTCGCCTCGGAGGTGCTGGAGCACCTGGAGGACCAGGAACTCAGCGCCGGCATCGGGGAGATCGCCCGCGTGCTCAAACCGGGAGGGTATTTCGTCGGCACGGTCCCTTACGAAGAGAAGCTGGGCGAGGAGATGATCGTATGTCCCGACTGCGGCAAGGTCTTCCATCGTTGGGGCCATGTGCGCAGCTTCAGCTCCCAGTCCTTGGGGACGGCCCTCGAACCTGCCCTCACTCAGGTCCGCATGAGGGTGCGTGGCTTTTCGGCGAGCCGGAGCTGGAGGGGGCGGGCGGCGTCGGCCGTGCGGCGCATCCTGCTCTTCTTCGGCAGCCATGGAGTCAACGAGAACATCGTGTTTGTCTTCGCCAAGCGCGCCTAG
- the rfbD gene encoding dTDP-4-dehydrorhamnose reductase has protein sequence MLGGGGQVGSALLPGLAELGEVSAPGHSQLDLGSAPALRKAVRALQPAIVVNAAAYTAVDRAEAEPEFALRVNADAPAILAEEARRCGAVLLHYSTDYVFDGAKTTPYDEEDATGPLNVYGRSKLLGEEGVAAVGGAWFILRTGWVYAARGNNFLLTILRRGAEQETLAVVEDQVGTPTPAAVVARATLDVLRACRGQNAYECAQGRSGIYHAGCAGQASWFQFALAILAEAGSAGLGATLKVAQVLPITSAEYAAAALRPRYSVL, from the coding sequence TTGCTGGGAGGAGGCGGCCAGGTCGGCTCGGCGCTGCTGCCTGGGCTGGCGGAGTTGGGTGAGGTCTCCGCTCCTGGCCACTCCCAGTTGGACCTGGGGTCTGCACCCGCGTTGCGCAAGGCCGTGCGCGCTCTGCAGCCGGCCATCGTCGTGAATGCAGCCGCTTACACCGCCGTGGATCGCGCTGAAGCTGAACCCGAGTTTGCCCTGCGCGTGAACGCCGACGCCCCCGCCATCCTCGCGGAGGAGGCTCGCCGCTGTGGAGCCGTCCTGCTGCACTATTCCACCGATTACGTGTTTGATGGCGCGAAGACCACGCCCTACGATGAGGAGGATGCCACCGGGCCGCTCAACGTCTACGGGCGCAGCAAATTGCTGGGGGAAGAGGGGGTGGCGGCGGTGGGCGGTGCCTGGTTCATCCTGCGCACAGGCTGGGTCTACGCCGCGCGCGGCAACAACTTCCTGCTCACGATCCTGCGGCGGGGCGCTGAGCAGGAGACGCTCGCGGTGGTCGAGGACCAGGTGGGCACGCCCACCCCGGCCGCGGTGGTGGCGAGGGCGACGCTCGACGTCCTGCGCGCCTGCCGCGGGCAGAATGCCTACGAGTGCGCCCAGGGCCGGTCAGGAATCTACCACGCGGGCTGCGCCGGCCAGGCTTCGTGGTTCCAGTTCGCGCTCGCCATTCTTGCGGAAGCTGGGAGCGCCGGTTTGGGAGCGACACTCAAGGTCGCGCAGGTGCTCCCCATCACCAGCGCGGAATACGCGGCGGCTGCTCTCCGGCCCCGCTACTCGGTCCT